The Thermobispora bispora DSM 43833 genome window below encodes:
- a CDS encoding LacI family DNA-binding transcriptional regulator: MAEAAGVGVATVSRVFSGGPVSDETREKVLAAAARLDYRPSALGRNLRQRRRGGIGLLVPDITDGFYAGLADGVLACARSYGEPVTVGVTGDDPEQEAEMIGTMIEQSMDRIVAVPTGDAEMWAPALRAGLEVIFAERRVRPDVPGVLTDDASGVRTALEYLTGLGHRRIAFLAQRGQSRRVAAFTDALTALGIQADPELIVHARASRDSAYAVAAGLLQSRTDLTAIIAGSNLLGEAVVLAARELAVRIPRDLSLIMFDDVPWAELCSPPLTVIARPAQDVGYRAAELALRQGRRPKTVTLPAGLIVRASCGPRRAAGYWR; encoded by the coding sequence GAGGCCGCGGGCGTCGGGGTGGCGACGGTCTCCCGGGTGTTCTCGGGCGGGCCGGTCAGCGACGAGACCCGCGAGAAGGTGCTCGCCGCGGCAGCGCGGCTCGACTACCGCCCGAGCGCGCTCGGCCGCAACCTGCGGCAACGGCGGAGGGGCGGGATCGGGCTCCTCGTCCCGGACATCACCGACGGCTTCTACGCCGGGCTCGCCGACGGCGTGCTCGCCTGCGCCCGCTCGTACGGCGAGCCGGTCACCGTCGGGGTCACCGGGGACGACCCCGAGCAGGAGGCCGAGATGATCGGCACGATGATCGAGCAGAGCATGGACCGCATCGTCGCGGTGCCCACGGGCGACGCGGAGATGTGGGCCCCCGCGCTCCGCGCCGGGCTGGAGGTGATCTTCGCCGAGCGCCGGGTGCGGCCGGACGTGCCCGGGGTGCTCACCGACGACGCCTCCGGGGTCCGCACCGCGCTGGAGTACCTCACCGGCCTCGGCCACCGGCGGATCGCCTTCCTCGCGCAGCGGGGGCAGTCCCGCCGGGTGGCCGCCTTCACCGACGCGCTCACCGCGCTCGGCATCCAGGCCGACCCCGAGCTCATCGTGCACGCCCGCGCCTCCCGGGACTCGGCCTACGCGGTCGCGGCCGGCCTGCTGCAGAGCCGTACCGACCTCACGGCGATCATCGCCGGGAGCAACCTGCTCGGCGAGGCGGTCGTGCTCGCCGCGCGGGAGCTCGCGGTCCGGATCCCGAGAGACCTGTCGCTGATCATGTTCGACGACGTGCCCTGGGCCGAGCTGTGCTCGCCGCCGCTCACCGTGATCGCCCGGCCCGCCCAGGACGTCGGGTACCGGGCGGCCGAGCTCGCGCTCCGGCAGGGCCGCCGGCCCAAGACGGTCACGCTCCCGGCCGGGCTGATCGTGCGGGCGAGCTGCGGACCGCGGCGCGCGGCCGGGTACTGGCGCTGA
- a CDS encoding transglycosylase SLT domain-containing protein translates to MIASTVLGGWCALPAWAGEPDPKPAHVRVWRTRATAGPEQKAPLKTRLKAYAFRLLTRYAWRGGEQFRCLDSLWTRESNWNHRAKNPTSGAYGIPQALPAGKMRSAGPDWRSNPRTQIRWGLRYIKERYGTPCAAWDHFRAHNWY, encoded by the coding sequence ATGATCGCTTCCACGGTGCTCGGCGGGTGGTGCGCTCTCCCCGCGTGGGCGGGCGAGCCCGACCCCAAGCCGGCCCACGTGCGGGTGTGGCGGACCCGGGCCACGGCCGGCCCGGAGCAGAAGGCCCCGCTGAAGACCCGCTTGAAGGCGTACGCCTTCCGCCTGCTCACCCGGTACGCCTGGCGTGGCGGGGAGCAGTTCCGCTGCCTGGACAGCCTGTGGACCCGGGAGAGCAACTGGAACCACCGGGCCAAGAACCCCACCTCGGGCGCGTACGGGATCCCCCAGGCGCTGCCCGCCGGGAAGATGCGGAGCGCCGGCCCGGACTGGCGGTCGAACCCGCGGACGCAGATCCGCTGGGGGCTGCGCTACATCAAGGAGCGGTACGGCACGCCGTGCGCGGCGTGGGACCACTTCCGCGCGCACAACTGGTACTGA
- a CDS encoding DUF202 domain-containing protein encodes MTPGRRPGREAERPGLHGERTVLAWIRTAVILVGGGIAGLDTALRHGAPPPAPACFTLTLLAGAVLLTRTGVRYRRTLRAGRAGARGDATADARLAWLGTLAAAAGALLCVLGAVP; translated from the coding sequence GTGACGCCCGGGCGGCGGCCGGGCCGGGAGGCCGAGCGGCCCGGCCTGCACGGCGAGCGGACCGTGCTCGCCTGGATCCGCACGGCCGTGATCCTCGTGGGCGGCGGCATCGCCGGCCTGGACACGGCGCTCCGCCACGGCGCCCCGCCACCGGCGCCGGCGTGCTTCACGCTCACCCTGCTCGCCGGCGCGGTCCTGCTCACCCGGACCGGGGTGCGGTACCGGCGGACCTTGCGGGCGGGACGCGCCGGCGCACGGGGCGACGCGACGGCCGACGCCCGGCTCGCCTGGCTCGGCACGCTCGCCGCGGCCGCGGGCGCGCTGCTGTGCGTGCTCGGCGCGGTGCCCTGA